A stretch of the Papaver somniferum cultivar HN1 chromosome 6, ASM357369v1, whole genome shotgun sequence genome encodes the following:
- the LOC113288836 gene encoding auxin-responsive protein SAUR21-like, with protein MGLMRLMVSQSKQILKLHSLKNQLSQSSSTVPKGHCAVYVGETEKKRFIVPLSYLNHPSFQNLLSCAEEEFGFDHPMGRLTIPCKEDAFIDLTSQLNSS; from the coding sequence atggGTCTTATGCGTTTAATGGTCTCGCAATCAAAACAAATTCTCAAACTACACTCTCTTAAAAACCAGTTATCTCAATCTTCATCAACAGTTCCTAAAGGACATTGCGCCGTTTACGTTGGAGAAACCGAGAAGAAGAGGTTTATTGTTCCTCTATCTTACTTGAACCATCCTTCGTTCCAGAACTTGCTAAGTTGTGCAGAAGAAGAGTTTGGGTTCGATCATCCAATGGGAAGACTCACAATACCTTGCAAGGAAGACGCTTTCATTGATCTGACTTCTCAATTGAATTCTTCTTGA